The following are encoded together in the Pithys albifrons albifrons isolate INPA30051 chromosome 5, PitAlb_v1, whole genome shotgun sequence genome:
- the NFKB1 gene encoding nuclear factor NF-kappa-B p105 subunit isoform X2 translates to MLKPHLGGASCGASGLKMAEDSYIMGVSDPQMFAVDQFMGMNALFNSTSYITSDLPIRTADGPYLQIIEQPKQRGFRFRYVCEGPSHGGLPGASSEKNKKSYPQVKICNYVGPAKVIVQLVTNGKYVHLHAHSLVGKFCEDGVCTVNAGPKDMVVGFANLGILHVTKKKVLETLETRMIDACKKGYNPGLLVHPELGYLQAEGCGDRQLTEREREIIRQAAIQQTKEMDLSVVRLMFTAFLPDSNGSFTRKLDPVISDAIYDSKAPNASNLKIVRMDRTAGCVTGGEEIYLLCDKVQKDDIQIRFYEEDENGGMWEGFGDFSPTDVHRQFAIVFKTPKYRDVNITKPASVFVQLRRKSDLETSEPKPFLYYPEIKDKEEVQRKRQKLMPNFSDGYGGGSGTGGGGMYGGAGGSAGSGFSYSSYGYSAFGGMHFHPGTTKSNAGMKHGLSNSTAEQDQKSSDKRSDKWNMKHDVKMETVESIECRTSADNEEKEDTASSCKTEVNKADFRWQDALFLKKAMQLAKRHCNALFDYAVTGDVKMLLSAQRHLTAVQDDNGDNVLHLAIIHLHTELVRNLLEVMPDSNYNDILNMRNDLYQTPLHLAVITKQAEVVGDLLKAGADVSLLDRHGNSVLHLAATEGDDKTLSLLLKHEKVSPMVNLSNGEGLSAIHMAVMANSMSCLKQLIAAGVNVNSQEQKSGRTALHLAVEQENIPLAGCLLLEGDADVDSTTYDGTTPLHIAAGRGSTKLTAVLKAAGANPHIENFEPLFDLDDVKNGEDYDEGIVPGTTPLDMAANCEVYDILNGKPYKSTEVSENLLTPGNLRELNESSRMQLYKLLELPDPTKNWSTLAQKLGLGILNNAFRLSPSPSKTLLDNYEVSGGTIQELMAALRQMDHREAIEVIQQALCISHSPSHLENSTAKVLPSSSPLTFAKEETGELYNSKFQDNESTCDSGVETSFRKLSFTYSDSLNSKSSVTLSKMALGYGHESSLQSNYIAE, encoded by the exons gACTTAAAATGGCAGAAGATTCCTATATTATGGGAGTATCTGATCCCCAG ATGTTTGCAGTGGATCAGTTCATGGGAATGAATGCATTATTTAATAGCACAAGTTACATCACTTCAGACTTACCAATACGAACAG CGGATGGACCATATCTTCAAATCATAGAACAGCCAAAACAG AGGGGGTTTCGTTTCCGATACGTATGTGAAGGACCTTCACACGGTGGACTTCCTGGTGCTTCTagtgaaaagaacaaaaaatcttACCCTCAGGTCAAA ATCTGCAATTATGTTGGACCTGCAAAAGTAATTGTCCAGTTAGTAACTAATGGAAAATACGTTCACTTACACGCTCACAGCTTGGTGGGTAAATTCTGTGAAGATGGAGTGTGCACAGTTAATGCGGGACCAAAGGACATGGTTGTGGG GTTTGCAAATCTTGGAATACTTCACGTCACAAAGAAGAAAGTGCTTGAAACACTGGAAACACGCATGATAGATGCTTGCAAGAAGGGCTACAACCCAGGACTGCTGGTGCATCCTGAACTCGGCTATCTGCAGGCAGAAGGGTGTGGAGACAGACAGCTCACTG AACGAGAAAGAGAGATTATTCGTCAGGCAGCAATACAGCAGACTAAGGAAATGGATCTCAGTGTCGTGCGGCTCATGTTTACAGCCTTTCTTCCTGACAGTAATGGCAGTTTCACACGGAAACTTGATCCTGTTATATCAGATGCAATATATGACAGCA AAGCTCCTAATGCCTCGAACTTAAAAATTGTAAGAATGGACAGAACAGCGGGGTGTGTGACAGGAGGCGAAGAGATTTACCTTCTCTGTGACAAGGTGCAGAAAG ATGATATTCAAATACGTTTCTATGAAGAGGATGAGAATGGTGGTATGTGGGAAGGCTTTGGAGATTTTTCTCCTACAGATGTACACAGACAA TTCGCTATTGTGTTCAAAACCCCCAAGTATCGAGATGTCAATATCACAAAGCCAGCATCTGTATTTGTACAACTGCGCAGGAAATCTGATCTGGAAACAAGCGAACCAAAGCCTTTTCTCTACTATCCGGAAATCAAAG ATAAAGAAGAAGTGCAAAGGAAACGACAGAAGCTCATGCCTAACTTCTCTGATGGCTATGGTGGAGGCAGTGGCACCGGAGGTGGTGGCATGTATGGAGGGGcaggtggcagtgctggctctg GATTCAGTTATTCTTCATATGGATACTCTGCTTTTGGAGGGATGCATTTCCACCCTGGCACAACGAAGTCCAATGCTGGAATGAAACATG GACTATCAAATAGCACAGCTGAACAAGACCAGAAGAGCTCTGATAAACGAAGTGACAAATGGAACATGAAACATGATGTGAAGATGGAAACTGTGGAGAGTATTGAATGCAGAACGTCTGCTGATAATGAGGAGAAGGAGGATACTGCTTCTTCCTGTAAAACTGAAGTAAATAAAGCAGATTTCAGGTGGCAGG ATGCTCTGTTCCTGAAGAAGGCCATGCAGCTTGCCAAGCGTCACTGCAACGCTCTCTTTGACTATGCAGTAACTGGAGATGTGAAGATGCTGCTGTCTGCTCAGCGCCATCTCACTGCTGTTCAGGATGATAATGGAGACAA tgtCCTTCATTTAGCAATTATCCACCTTCATACTGAGCTGGTGAGAAACCTCTTGGAAGTGATGCCGGATTCGAATTACAATGACATCCTTAACATGAGAAATGACCTCTATCAG ACCCCCTTGCACCTGGCAGTAATCACAAAGCAGGCAGAGGTGGTGGGAGACTTGCTGAAGGCTGGAGCAGATGTCAGCCTTCTGGATCGCCATGGTAATTCTGTCTTACATTTAGCTGCTACCGAAGGAGATGACAAGACATTGAGTCTGCTCCTCAAGCATGAGAAGGTATCTCCGATGGTCAACCTTTCCAATGGTGAAG GTCTCAGTGCAATTCACATGGCGGTGATGGCAAATAGTATGTCCTGCCTCAAACAACTGATTGCTGCTGGAGTTAATGTCAATTCTCAGGAACAAAAGTCTGGACGAACTGCACTGCATTTGGCTGTTGAACAGGAGAACATCCCTTTGGCAGGCTGTCTTTTGCTTGAG GGTGATGCAGATGTGGACAGCACTACATATGATGGGACAACTCCACTCCACATAGcagctggaaggggctctaCAAAATTGACAGCAGTTCTCAAAGCAGCAG GTGCAAATCCTCACATTGAGAACTTTGAGCCATTGTTTGATCTAGATGATGTGAAAAATGGTGAAGACTATGATGAAGGGATTGTGCCTGGAACAACACCACTGGATATGGCAGCTAACTGTGAG GTGTATGACATATTAAATGGCAAGCCCTACAAGTCAACAGAGGTTTCGGAGAACTTGCTGACACCAG GAAATTTGAGAGAGCTGAATGAAAGTTCCAGGATGCAGCTTTACAAACTATTGGAATTGCCTGATCCAACCAAAAACTGGTCCACTCTAGCACAAAAACTGGGTCTTGGCATACTTAACAATGCCTTCAGGTTGAGCCCTTCTCCATCAAAAACTCTGCTAGATAACTATGAG GTTTCTGGTGGTACAATTCAGGAGTTGATGGCTGCTTTGAGACAGATGGATCACAGAGAAGCCATTGAAGTAATTCAGCAAGCACTTTGCATCTCACACAGCCCATCTCACCTGGAGAACAGTACAGCAAAAGTTCTTCCGTCGTCATCACCACTCACCTTTGCAAAAGAAGAGACAG GTGAGCTTTATAACAGCAAATTTCAAGACAACGAAAGCACATGTGACAGTGGTGTGGAGACCTCATTCCGCAAACTGAGTTTTACTTATTCAGACTCTCTGAACAGCAAGTCATCAGTAACACTGAGCAAAATGGCCCTGGGCTACGGACATGAAAGTTCACTGCAAAGCAATTATATAGCTGAATAG
- the NFKB1 gene encoding nuclear factor NF-kappa-B p105 subunit isoform X1 — MLKPHLGGASCGASGLKMAEDSYIMGVSDPQMFAVDQFMGMNALFNSTSYITSDLPIRTADGPYLQIIEQPKQRGFRFRYVCEGPSHGGLPGASSEKNKKSYPQVKICNYVGPAKVIVQLVTNGKYVHLHAHSLVGKFCEDGVCTVNAGPKDMVVGFANLGILHVTKKKVLETLETRMIDACKKGYNPGLLVHPELGYLQAEGCGDRQLTEREREIIRQAAIQQTKEMDLSVVRLMFTAFLPDSNGSFTRKLDPVISDAIYDSKAPNASNLKIVRMDRTAGCVTGGEEIYLLCDKVQKDDIQIRFYEEDENGGMWEGFGDFSPTDVHRQFAIVFKTPKYRDVNITKPASVFVQLRRKSDLETSEPKPFLYYPEIKDKEEVQRKRQKLMPNFSDGYGGGSGTGGGGMYGGAGGSAGSGFSYSSYGYSAFGGMHFHPGTTKSNAGMKHEGLSNSTAEQDQKSSDKRSDKWNMKHDVKMETVESIECRTSADNEEKEDTASSCKTEVNKADFRWQDALFLKKAMQLAKRHCNALFDYAVTGDVKMLLSAQRHLTAVQDDNGDNVLHLAIIHLHTELVRNLLEVMPDSNYNDILNMRNDLYQTPLHLAVITKQAEVVGDLLKAGADVSLLDRHGNSVLHLAATEGDDKTLSLLLKHEKVSPMVNLSNGEGLSAIHMAVMANSMSCLKQLIAAGVNVNSQEQKSGRTALHLAVEQENIPLAGCLLLEGDADVDSTTYDGTTPLHIAAGRGSTKLTAVLKAAGANPHIENFEPLFDLDDVKNGEDYDEGIVPGTTPLDMAANCEVYDILNGKPYKSTEVSENLLTPGNLRELNESSRMQLYKLLELPDPTKNWSTLAQKLGLGILNNAFRLSPSPSKTLLDNYEVSGGTIQELMAALRQMDHREAIEVIQQALCISHSPSHLENSTAKVLPSSSPLTFAKEETGELYNSKFQDNESTCDSGVETSFRKLSFTYSDSLNSKSSVTLSKMALGYGHESSLQSNYIAE; from the exons gACTTAAAATGGCAGAAGATTCCTATATTATGGGAGTATCTGATCCCCAG ATGTTTGCAGTGGATCAGTTCATGGGAATGAATGCATTATTTAATAGCACAAGTTACATCACTTCAGACTTACCAATACGAACAG CGGATGGACCATATCTTCAAATCATAGAACAGCCAAAACAG AGGGGGTTTCGTTTCCGATACGTATGTGAAGGACCTTCACACGGTGGACTTCCTGGTGCTTCTagtgaaaagaacaaaaaatcttACCCTCAGGTCAAA ATCTGCAATTATGTTGGACCTGCAAAAGTAATTGTCCAGTTAGTAACTAATGGAAAATACGTTCACTTACACGCTCACAGCTTGGTGGGTAAATTCTGTGAAGATGGAGTGTGCACAGTTAATGCGGGACCAAAGGACATGGTTGTGGG GTTTGCAAATCTTGGAATACTTCACGTCACAAAGAAGAAAGTGCTTGAAACACTGGAAACACGCATGATAGATGCTTGCAAGAAGGGCTACAACCCAGGACTGCTGGTGCATCCTGAACTCGGCTATCTGCAGGCAGAAGGGTGTGGAGACAGACAGCTCACTG AACGAGAAAGAGAGATTATTCGTCAGGCAGCAATACAGCAGACTAAGGAAATGGATCTCAGTGTCGTGCGGCTCATGTTTACAGCCTTTCTTCCTGACAGTAATGGCAGTTTCACACGGAAACTTGATCCTGTTATATCAGATGCAATATATGACAGCA AAGCTCCTAATGCCTCGAACTTAAAAATTGTAAGAATGGACAGAACAGCGGGGTGTGTGACAGGAGGCGAAGAGATTTACCTTCTCTGTGACAAGGTGCAGAAAG ATGATATTCAAATACGTTTCTATGAAGAGGATGAGAATGGTGGTATGTGGGAAGGCTTTGGAGATTTTTCTCCTACAGATGTACACAGACAA TTCGCTATTGTGTTCAAAACCCCCAAGTATCGAGATGTCAATATCACAAAGCCAGCATCTGTATTTGTACAACTGCGCAGGAAATCTGATCTGGAAACAAGCGAACCAAAGCCTTTTCTCTACTATCCGGAAATCAAAG ATAAAGAAGAAGTGCAAAGGAAACGACAGAAGCTCATGCCTAACTTCTCTGATGGCTATGGTGGAGGCAGTGGCACCGGAGGTGGTGGCATGTATGGAGGGGcaggtggcagtgctggctctg GATTCAGTTATTCTTCATATGGATACTCTGCTTTTGGAGGGATGCATTTCCACCCTGGCACAACGAAGTCCAATGCTGGAATGAAACATG AAGGACTATCAAATAGCACAGCTGAACAAGACCAGAAGAGCTCTGATAAACGAAGTGACAAATGGAACATGAAACATGATGTGAAGATGGAAACTGTGGAGAGTATTGAATGCAGAACGTCTGCTGATAATGAGGAGAAGGAGGATACTGCTTCTTCCTGTAAAACTGAAGTAAATAAAGCAGATTTCAGGTGGCAGG ATGCTCTGTTCCTGAAGAAGGCCATGCAGCTTGCCAAGCGTCACTGCAACGCTCTCTTTGACTATGCAGTAACTGGAGATGTGAAGATGCTGCTGTCTGCTCAGCGCCATCTCACTGCTGTTCAGGATGATAATGGAGACAA tgtCCTTCATTTAGCAATTATCCACCTTCATACTGAGCTGGTGAGAAACCTCTTGGAAGTGATGCCGGATTCGAATTACAATGACATCCTTAACATGAGAAATGACCTCTATCAG ACCCCCTTGCACCTGGCAGTAATCACAAAGCAGGCAGAGGTGGTGGGAGACTTGCTGAAGGCTGGAGCAGATGTCAGCCTTCTGGATCGCCATGGTAATTCTGTCTTACATTTAGCTGCTACCGAAGGAGATGACAAGACATTGAGTCTGCTCCTCAAGCATGAGAAGGTATCTCCGATGGTCAACCTTTCCAATGGTGAAG GTCTCAGTGCAATTCACATGGCGGTGATGGCAAATAGTATGTCCTGCCTCAAACAACTGATTGCTGCTGGAGTTAATGTCAATTCTCAGGAACAAAAGTCTGGACGAACTGCACTGCATTTGGCTGTTGAACAGGAGAACATCCCTTTGGCAGGCTGTCTTTTGCTTGAG GGTGATGCAGATGTGGACAGCACTACATATGATGGGACAACTCCACTCCACATAGcagctggaaggggctctaCAAAATTGACAGCAGTTCTCAAAGCAGCAG GTGCAAATCCTCACATTGAGAACTTTGAGCCATTGTTTGATCTAGATGATGTGAAAAATGGTGAAGACTATGATGAAGGGATTGTGCCTGGAACAACACCACTGGATATGGCAGCTAACTGTGAG GTGTATGACATATTAAATGGCAAGCCCTACAAGTCAACAGAGGTTTCGGAGAACTTGCTGACACCAG GAAATTTGAGAGAGCTGAATGAAAGTTCCAGGATGCAGCTTTACAAACTATTGGAATTGCCTGATCCAACCAAAAACTGGTCCACTCTAGCACAAAAACTGGGTCTTGGCATACTTAACAATGCCTTCAGGTTGAGCCCTTCTCCATCAAAAACTCTGCTAGATAACTATGAG GTTTCTGGTGGTACAATTCAGGAGTTGATGGCTGCTTTGAGACAGATGGATCACAGAGAAGCCATTGAAGTAATTCAGCAAGCACTTTGCATCTCACACAGCCCATCTCACCTGGAGAACAGTACAGCAAAAGTTCTTCCGTCGTCATCACCACTCACCTTTGCAAAAGAAGAGACAG GTGAGCTTTATAACAGCAAATTTCAAGACAACGAAAGCACATGTGACAGTGGTGTGGAGACCTCATTCCGCAAACTGAGTTTTACTTATTCAGACTCTCTGAACAGCAAGTCATCAGTAACACTGAGCAAAATGGCCCTGGGCTACGGACATGAAAGTTCACTGCAAAGCAATTATATAGCTGAATAG
- the NFKB1 gene encoding nuclear factor NF-kappa-B p105 subunit isoform X3, with product MAEDSYIMGVSDPQMFAVDQFMGMNALFNSTSYITSDLPIRTADGPYLQIIEQPKQRGFRFRYVCEGPSHGGLPGASSEKNKKSYPQVKICNYVGPAKVIVQLVTNGKYVHLHAHSLVGKFCEDGVCTVNAGPKDMVVGFANLGILHVTKKKVLETLETRMIDACKKGYNPGLLVHPELGYLQAEGCGDRQLTEREREIIRQAAIQQTKEMDLSVVRLMFTAFLPDSNGSFTRKLDPVISDAIYDSKAPNASNLKIVRMDRTAGCVTGGEEIYLLCDKVQKDDIQIRFYEEDENGGMWEGFGDFSPTDVHRQFAIVFKTPKYRDVNITKPASVFVQLRRKSDLETSEPKPFLYYPEIKDKEEVQRKRQKLMPNFSDGYGGGSGTGGGGMYGGAGGSAGSGFSYSSYGYSAFGGMHFHPGTTKSNAGMKHEGLSNSTAEQDQKSSDKRSDKWNMKHDVKMETVESIECRTSADNEEKEDTASSCKTEVNKADFRWQDALFLKKAMQLAKRHCNALFDYAVTGDVKMLLSAQRHLTAVQDDNGDNVLHLAIIHLHTELVRNLLEVMPDSNYNDILNMRNDLYQTPLHLAVITKQAEVVGDLLKAGADVSLLDRHGNSVLHLAATEGDDKTLSLLLKHEKVSPMVNLSNGEGLSAIHMAVMANSMSCLKQLIAAGVNVNSQEQKSGRTALHLAVEQENIPLAGCLLLEGDADVDSTTYDGTTPLHIAAGRGSTKLTAVLKAAGANPHIENFEPLFDLDDVKNGEDYDEGIVPGTTPLDMAANCEVYDILNGKPYKSTEVSENLLTPGNLRELNESSRMQLYKLLELPDPTKNWSTLAQKLGLGILNNAFRLSPSPSKTLLDNYEVSGGTIQELMAALRQMDHREAIEVIQQALCISHSPSHLENSTAKVLPSSSPLTFAKEETGELYNSKFQDNESTCDSGVETSFRKLSFTYSDSLNSKSSVTLSKMALGYGHESSLQSNYIAE from the exons ATGGCAGAAGATTCCTATATTATGGGAGTATCTGATCCCCAG ATGTTTGCAGTGGATCAGTTCATGGGAATGAATGCATTATTTAATAGCACAAGTTACATCACTTCAGACTTACCAATACGAACAG CGGATGGACCATATCTTCAAATCATAGAACAGCCAAAACAG AGGGGGTTTCGTTTCCGATACGTATGTGAAGGACCTTCACACGGTGGACTTCCTGGTGCTTCTagtgaaaagaacaaaaaatcttACCCTCAGGTCAAA ATCTGCAATTATGTTGGACCTGCAAAAGTAATTGTCCAGTTAGTAACTAATGGAAAATACGTTCACTTACACGCTCACAGCTTGGTGGGTAAATTCTGTGAAGATGGAGTGTGCACAGTTAATGCGGGACCAAAGGACATGGTTGTGGG GTTTGCAAATCTTGGAATACTTCACGTCACAAAGAAGAAAGTGCTTGAAACACTGGAAACACGCATGATAGATGCTTGCAAGAAGGGCTACAACCCAGGACTGCTGGTGCATCCTGAACTCGGCTATCTGCAGGCAGAAGGGTGTGGAGACAGACAGCTCACTG AACGAGAAAGAGAGATTATTCGTCAGGCAGCAATACAGCAGACTAAGGAAATGGATCTCAGTGTCGTGCGGCTCATGTTTACAGCCTTTCTTCCTGACAGTAATGGCAGTTTCACACGGAAACTTGATCCTGTTATATCAGATGCAATATATGACAGCA AAGCTCCTAATGCCTCGAACTTAAAAATTGTAAGAATGGACAGAACAGCGGGGTGTGTGACAGGAGGCGAAGAGATTTACCTTCTCTGTGACAAGGTGCAGAAAG ATGATATTCAAATACGTTTCTATGAAGAGGATGAGAATGGTGGTATGTGGGAAGGCTTTGGAGATTTTTCTCCTACAGATGTACACAGACAA TTCGCTATTGTGTTCAAAACCCCCAAGTATCGAGATGTCAATATCACAAAGCCAGCATCTGTATTTGTACAACTGCGCAGGAAATCTGATCTGGAAACAAGCGAACCAAAGCCTTTTCTCTACTATCCGGAAATCAAAG ATAAAGAAGAAGTGCAAAGGAAACGACAGAAGCTCATGCCTAACTTCTCTGATGGCTATGGTGGAGGCAGTGGCACCGGAGGTGGTGGCATGTATGGAGGGGcaggtggcagtgctggctctg GATTCAGTTATTCTTCATATGGATACTCTGCTTTTGGAGGGATGCATTTCCACCCTGGCACAACGAAGTCCAATGCTGGAATGAAACATG AAGGACTATCAAATAGCACAGCTGAACAAGACCAGAAGAGCTCTGATAAACGAAGTGACAAATGGAACATGAAACATGATGTGAAGATGGAAACTGTGGAGAGTATTGAATGCAGAACGTCTGCTGATAATGAGGAGAAGGAGGATACTGCTTCTTCCTGTAAAACTGAAGTAAATAAAGCAGATTTCAGGTGGCAGG ATGCTCTGTTCCTGAAGAAGGCCATGCAGCTTGCCAAGCGTCACTGCAACGCTCTCTTTGACTATGCAGTAACTGGAGATGTGAAGATGCTGCTGTCTGCTCAGCGCCATCTCACTGCTGTTCAGGATGATAATGGAGACAA tgtCCTTCATTTAGCAATTATCCACCTTCATACTGAGCTGGTGAGAAACCTCTTGGAAGTGATGCCGGATTCGAATTACAATGACATCCTTAACATGAGAAATGACCTCTATCAG ACCCCCTTGCACCTGGCAGTAATCACAAAGCAGGCAGAGGTGGTGGGAGACTTGCTGAAGGCTGGAGCAGATGTCAGCCTTCTGGATCGCCATGGTAATTCTGTCTTACATTTAGCTGCTACCGAAGGAGATGACAAGACATTGAGTCTGCTCCTCAAGCATGAGAAGGTATCTCCGATGGTCAACCTTTCCAATGGTGAAG GTCTCAGTGCAATTCACATGGCGGTGATGGCAAATAGTATGTCCTGCCTCAAACAACTGATTGCTGCTGGAGTTAATGTCAATTCTCAGGAACAAAAGTCTGGACGAACTGCACTGCATTTGGCTGTTGAACAGGAGAACATCCCTTTGGCAGGCTGTCTTTTGCTTGAG GGTGATGCAGATGTGGACAGCACTACATATGATGGGACAACTCCACTCCACATAGcagctggaaggggctctaCAAAATTGACAGCAGTTCTCAAAGCAGCAG GTGCAAATCCTCACATTGAGAACTTTGAGCCATTGTTTGATCTAGATGATGTGAAAAATGGTGAAGACTATGATGAAGGGATTGTGCCTGGAACAACACCACTGGATATGGCAGCTAACTGTGAG GTGTATGACATATTAAATGGCAAGCCCTACAAGTCAACAGAGGTTTCGGAGAACTTGCTGACACCAG GAAATTTGAGAGAGCTGAATGAAAGTTCCAGGATGCAGCTTTACAAACTATTGGAATTGCCTGATCCAACCAAAAACTGGTCCACTCTAGCACAAAAACTGGGTCTTGGCATACTTAACAATGCCTTCAGGTTGAGCCCTTCTCCATCAAAAACTCTGCTAGATAACTATGAG GTTTCTGGTGGTACAATTCAGGAGTTGATGGCTGCTTTGAGACAGATGGATCACAGAGAAGCCATTGAAGTAATTCAGCAAGCACTTTGCATCTCACACAGCCCATCTCACCTGGAGAACAGTACAGCAAAAGTTCTTCCGTCGTCATCACCACTCACCTTTGCAAAAGAAGAGACAG GTGAGCTTTATAACAGCAAATTTCAAGACAACGAAAGCACATGTGACAGTGGTGTGGAGACCTCATTCCGCAAACTGAGTTTTACTTATTCAGACTCTCTGAACAGCAAGTCATCAGTAACACTGAGCAAAATGGCCCTGGGCTACGGACATGAAAGTTCACTGCAAAGCAATTATATAGCTGAATAG